aaaaaaataagtttgaagaaaaaaagtttgAAGAATACCAATTTTGAAAAACCTCCAATTcagttgtttttttggtctTGTACAGTCTTTTAGATACCAGCAAAAAGTTCAAGTcggcaaaaaaaagatttagAATTACGCTGTAATACTTTCACTGTAGAAGAGGTGTAGAATTAAATGATATAATTAAAAGTGTATAATTGTACTGTATAATTACACATTATTTTTACACTACCAGTGCAAAGCCCTCATCATAGTGGAAATAATTTTAGCAGATAATATTCTATGCAGGGGGTCGTTAATTTGGCTATAGTGCATACGATAAGGCGCTAACAAAGTCGGTGCCGTTCCTAATTGTCGAATCTCAATTCGCTTAGTAATTTTTTGGCAGGTATCGAATAACCACTCAGAAAGCTGGGCTTTGGTTTCAGACCAGTTTAATAATTCGTTTCGAGTTCGTTATTGACAACCATAGATGGACTTTTGGTAATTGGGACTCTCAACACTTGCATGTGCAGCTGGTTAACGTCATTCAACCTGATAATTGTGAACGCTCTCTGAATCACCAACTTCTCAAATCACCAATTTCTCAAAtaattttggttttgtgaATTTGTGACGGTTCACTTGtgcaattgcaattgcaatCACCACCCATCTTTTTTTGGGAATTAAACCAAGTTTAAGTTTGGAATAGCATCAAAAGGTTCTGACTATAGAAAATGCCGCGAAGAGACAGTTCGGCGCCGTTGCTATCGCAGCCCTTGGACGTTCACGATGTAGTCAATCCGACTAGAACTTTTACTTATATTCTTTTGGTTACGATAATTGTAGGTGGTTTACAGCTTTCTTGGTCAACAGAGTTCTCAAATGGTACCCCCTATTTACTCTCTCTTGGTATGTCCAAGACTATGATGAGTCTAGTATGGATTGCTGGCCCTCTGTCTGGTACTCTTGGTCAGCCCATAGTTGGTGTTATCAGTGATGAATCCAGATGGAAATATGGGAGAAGACGTCCTCTTATTATATTCGGTGCTCTGGCCACTATTACAAGCTTACTGGTATTGTCATGGTCAAAAGACATTGTTTATTGGTTTAGTTTTGATAAACACTCACTATCAGAAGATCAATTGAGACAGCGAACTATCCCATTTGCTGCTCTTTTTGTGTACGTCCTAGATTTCTCTATTTCAGTCATTCAAGCTGCTTCAAGAGCCTATATCGTCGATAATGTGCCTACCCATCAGCAAAACGATGCTAATGCGTGGGCTGCTAGAATGACTGGAATTGGCAATATCTTCGGATATGTTCTTGGGTCTATGAATCTTGTAAAAGCATTTCCCTGGCTGGGTAATACTCAGTTCAAGGTTCTCAGTGCATGGGCATGTATAGCTCTTGTAGTCACTGTTACCCCAGCTGTTATCTATGTCACAGAACGCGATCCCAACACAGATCCTACTATTGTTTCTCCACCTCAACGTGCTGAGAATATTGGAAAGTCCAAAATTCGTCAGATCTACAATGATACATATCATGCTATTGTCAGACTGTCTCCTCAGACTCGCTTACTGTGCAATGTTCAGTTCTTTGCATGGATTGGTTATTTCCCCATGCTCTTCTATACAACTACCTATGTTGGAGATATATATCGGCGAGAAATTCTTGCCAGTCGACCAACTGATGCGCCTCCATTAACTCAGCATGAACTCGATGAATTATGGGAAGAAGGGACAAGAAAAGGTGCTTATGCCCTGGTTATTTACTCCATTACATCTCTCATTGCCAACTTTGTCCTTCCTTACATGGTTAGTGACAAGTACTATAAAACACACAGAGTCACTGGAGatattgacgaagatgaggaCGATGCTGATAGCACTATCCATACCACGACTCAGTTCAAACTTAGACGCAGATTTGAAAATTTTGTAGACAAATACCGCACATCAGTCGCCAAAATGTGGACTGCTTCCCACATTCTGTTTGCAATCACCATGTTCTCGACCTTCTGGGTCAAGACCACATCACAGGCAACTGCCCTGGTCGGTGTTCTTGGTGTTTGTTGGGCCGTGGCTCATTGGGCTCCATTTACTATTATTTCCGAGGAAATCTCTCGTGTCAAGGAAAAGAAAGCTCGTGCCCAGGTTTTGGGAACCGAAAATGACGGTCATAAATATCACAACTACGAGCACGAAGCTGGCATTGTTTTGGGTGTTCACAATGTTTTTGTGGCTGCTCCACAAATGATCTCTTCGCTTATGAGCAGTATTCTCTTCTTATTTTTCGATGCTGACGGCTCTGGGGACAGTATTGGCTGGGTTTTCCGTTTCGGTGGTGTCTTCACCCTCGTGGCCATCTATCTCTCACTCTTTATTAAAGAACCGCATGTTCTCGACACCGAGGACGAACTAGACTATTAACTCGCTTGTTTCTTTTATGCTTTGTCGCAttcgcctccggcggctggggctccgcccctgaccccgctgctcctctcgcttcgctcgagtcgtttcgtggGCATATCCACGTATTTAGGGTTTTGGAAACGGCCTTGATAGGGATATCGGGGATTTTCGTTAATCACCACTACATGACAGGTCCCG
The Sugiyamaella lignohabitans strain CBS 10342 chromosome A, complete sequence genome window above contains:
- a CDS encoding Sucrose transport protein SUC5, coding for MPRRDSSAPLLSQPLDVHDVVNPTRTFTYILLVTIIVGGLQLSWSTEFSNGTPYLLSLGMSKTMMSLVWIAGPLSGTLGQPIVGVISDESRWKYGRRRPLIIFGALATITSLLVLSWSKDIVYWFSFDKHSLSEDQLRQRTIPFAALFVYVLDFSISVIQAASRAYIVDNVPTHQQNDANAWAARMTGIGNIFGYVLGSMNLVKAFPWLGNTQFKVLSAWACIALVVTVTPAVIYVTERDPNTDPTIVSPPQRAENIGKSKIRQIYNDTYHAIVRLSPQTRLLCNVQFFAWIGYFPMLFYTTTYVGDIYRREILASRPTDAPPLTQHELDELWEEGTRKGAYALVIYSITSLIANFVLPYMVSDKYYKTHRVTGDIDEDEDDADSTIHTTTQFKLRRRFENFVDKYRTSVAKMWTASHILFAITMFSTFWVKTTSQATALVGVLGVCWAVAHWAPFTIISEEISRVKEKKARAQVLGTENDGHKYHNYEHEAGIVLGVHNVFVAAPQMISSLMSSILFLFFDADGSGDSIGWVFRFGGVFTLVAIYLSLFIKEPHVLDTEDELDY